A stretch of the Lactuca sativa cultivar Salinas chromosome 9, Lsat_Salinas_v11, whole genome shotgun sequence genome encodes the following:
- the LOC111898278 gene encoding uncharacterized protein LOC111898278, producing MNLENELRNITLGDSTIHEYFEKIKKTTDLLEGLGEKMKYRTVVLHALNGLPTKYDTVAGVIRFSKPIPTLSEMRSMLLVEGTRINNSRLTVQSHKNHSSAPSLLQAATSSPLPTHGGGGSSYCGNSTLRVGGHDNYRRHQQGPPFSIGPPPQTNQYGWVYIPSPASDHHSWTMYGQNQHPWANSHSFL from the coding sequence ATGAATCTAGAGAATGAGTTGAGAAACATCACACTGGGGGACTCAactattcatgagtactttgagaAAATCAAGAAGACAACAGATTTACTGGAGGGACTTGGCGAAAAGATGAAATACCGCACTGTTGTTCTTCATGCTCTAAACGGCCTCCCGACCAAATATGACACTGTTGCAGGTGTTATTCGGTTCTCCAAACCCATACCCACTCTCTCTGAGATGAGATCCATGTTACTAGTTGAAGGAACGAGAATCAATAATTCTCGTCTCACTGTTCAGTCTCACAAAAACCACAGCTCTGCTCCCTCACTTCTCCAAGCTGCCACTTCATCTCCGTTGCCAACTCATGGGGGTGGGGGCAGTTCATACTGTGGGAATTCCACCCTTCGTGTAGGAGGTCATGACAACTATCGCCGCCATCAACAGGGTCCTCCCTTCTCTATAGGTCCACCACCTCAGACCAACCAATATGGGTGGGTATATATTCCATCGCCCGCTTCTGATCATCACTCATGGACAATGTATGGTCAAAACCAACACCCGTGGGCCAACTCCCACTCCTTTTTATAG